From Puntigrus tetrazona isolate hp1 chromosome 8, ASM1883169v1, whole genome shotgun sequence, the proteins below share one genomic window:
- the kcnq2a gene encoding potassium voltage-gated channel, KQT-like subfamily, member 2a isoform X5, whose product MVKKSANGEVYHPQAGEKKLKVGFVGLDPGAAETSRDGALLIAGSESTKRGSILCRPRSSISRGSVAHKRNARYRRLQNFLYNALERPRGWAFIYHAYVFLLVFSCLVLSVFATIKEYKKSSESALYILEIVTIVVFGVEYIVRIWAAGCCCRYRGWRGRLRFARKPFCIIDIMVLFASVSVLAAGSQGNVFATSAIRSLRFLQILRMLRMDRRGGTWKLLGSVVYAHSKELITAWYIGFLCLILASFLVYSVEKDDNSEMFETYADALWWGLVTLTTIGYGDKFPVTWNGRLIAATFSLIGVAFFALPAGILGSGFALKVQEQHRQKHFEKRRNPAAALIQAAWRFYATNLSRTDLLSTWDFYEQTVSVPMYRLIPPVNQLDILRSLKGKSAFRKDSQLEVTPSSEISHKDTLCGCCPRSNSRKPSLKEKGSPSKSTGGKEAKTPKAEEGFKESPSKVTKSLSFTDRNKAKQAFRMKDGASRQNSEEASLPEDFGDDRGFPCEFVPDLSPGLKVTIRAICVMRFLVSKRRFKESLRPYDVMDVIEQYSAGHLDMLSRIKNLQSRIDLIVGPPPPSTPRHKKVDQIVGKGAAAGEKDKPKSDTEMAEDPSMMGRLNKMEKQVGAMDLKLNFLVSVYTTHMGIPRSETEALLGFKIPYPAPPYHSPDDKSEKAQDEKEDENKKSVSPVYPGLNGTPTESQCRPSTSWHQDDHPLSVPLWNNSRGVSPIGTDDPSLYRIPPPPFHENGDSSRSRRSRRPVQQQAAVESDTSLSIPSVDHEELDRSFSGFSISQAREEEYVPPVSLGLFGGGGGTLCTRLRPYLAEGESDTDSDLYTPGAPSPLSFTGEGPFSDRMWPGLK is encoded by the exons ATGGTGAAAAAATCCGCCAACGGTGAAGTTTATCACCCTCAGGCAGGGGAGAAGAAACTGAAAGTCGGCTTCGTGGGACTGGACCCCGGGGCTGCGGAGACGAGCCGAGACGGGGCACTTCTTATCGCCGGTTCCGAGAGCACGAAACGGGGCAGCATCCTGTGCAGACCGAGGTCCAGCATCTCCAGGGGGAGCGTCGCGCACAAAAGAAACGCGCGTTATCGCAGACTGCAAAATTTCCTGTACAATGCGCTGGAAAGACCCCGCGGCTGGGCGTTCATTTACCACGCTTATGT GTTTCTGCTGGTGTTTTCCTGTCTGGTTCTGTCAGTGTTCGCAACGATCAAAGAATACAAGAAAAGCTCCGAGAGTGCCTTGTACATCCTG GAAATTGTGACAATCGTGGTGTTTGGTGTGGAATATATTGTGCGGATTTGGGCAGCCGGCTGCTGCTGTCGCTACAGAGGATGGAGAGGAAGGCTGAGATTTGCACGCAAGCCCTTCTGTATCATCG ATATCATGGTCCTTTTTGCATCGGTTTCTGTGCTGGCGGCTGGCTCACAGGGAAATGTTTTTGCCACCTccgccattcggagtctgaggTTTCTTCAGATCCTTCGAATGCTGCGCATGGACCGCCGCGGTGGCACATGGAAGCTCCTGGGATCTGTGGTTTACGCACACAGCAAG GAACTCATTACGGCATGGTATATTGGATTCCTTTGTCTTATCCTGGCATCTTTCTTGGTGTACTCAGTGGAGAAGGATGACAATTCAGAGATGTTCGAGACCTACGCAGACGCCCTCTGGTGGGGGCTG GTAACTCTTACAACTATCGGTTATGGGGACAAGTTtcctgtcacatggaatgggcGTCTAATTGCTGCCACATTCAGTTTGATCGGTGTAGCTTTTTTCGCTCTTCCTGCG GGTATCCTGGGCTCAGGATTTGCTCTGAAGGTTCAAGAGCAGCACAGACAGAAGCATTTTGAGAAGCGTCGTAACCCTGCAGCAGCTCTTATCCAG GCAGCTTGGAGATTTTACGCTACAAATCTTTCCCGGACAGACCTGCTGTCCACATgggacttttatgagcagactGTGTCGGTCCCAATGTACAG ACTCATCCCTCCTGTAAACCAACTCGACATATTAAGAAGCCTGAAGGGAAAATCTGCTTTCAG GAAGGACTCCCAGCTAGAAGTCACTCCAAG TAGTGAGATTTCACACAAAGACACCCTGTGTGGGTGCTGCCCGAGAAGCAATAG TCGTAAGCCCAGCTTGAAAGAGAAAGGCAGTCCCTCTAAGAGCACCGGGGGGAAGGAAGCCAAGACCCCCAAGGCAGAGGAGGGATTCAAAGAGAGTCCAAGCAAAGTGACCAAGAGTTTAAGCTTCACAGACCGGAACAAAGCAAAACAGGCTTTCAGAATGAAAGATGGAGCTTCTCGGCAGAACTCTGAAG AGGCAAGTCTTCCGGAAGATTTTGGGGATGACAGAGGTTTTCCCTGCGAATTTGTGCCGGATCTGTCTCCGGGACTAAAGGTGACCATCAGGGCAATCTG TGTTATGCGGTTCCTGGTGTCTAAGAGGAGATTTAAAGAGAGCCTCAGGCCTTATGATGTGATGGATGTGATCGAGCAATATTCAGCAGGCCATCTGGACATGCTGTCACGCATCAAAAACCTTCAGTCCAG GATAGATTTGATTGTGGGTCCCCCTCCCCCCTCGACCCCTCGTCACAAGAA AGTGGATCAGATTGTGGGAAAGGGAGCCGCAGCGGGAGAAAAGGACAAGCCCAAAAGCGACACAGAGATGGCTGAGGACCCAAGCATGATGGGACGTCTAAACAAGATGGAAAAGCAG GTAGGGGCAATGGACCTCAAACTCAACTTTTTGGTCAGCGTGTACACCACACATATGGGCATCCCACGATCTGAGACTGAAGCCCTCCTAGGCTTTAAAATCCCTTACCCTGCTCCTCCCTACCACAGCCCAGACGATAAGAGCGAGAAAGCACAGGACGAGAAAGAGGATGAGAATAAAAAGAGTGTGTCCCCTGTTTATCCCGGTCTCAACGGGACTCCCACCGAAAGCCAGTGTCGGCCCTCTACCTCATGGCATCAGGATGACCATCCCCTCAGTGTGCCTCTCTGGAACAACAGTCGAGGAGTTTCGCCAATAGGCACGGATGACCCCTCACTGTACCGTATCCCGCCTCCGCCGTTCCATGAGAACGGAGACAGCAGCCGCTCACGTAGGTCCAGGAGACCCGTCCAGCAGCAGGCGGCCGTCGAGAGCGACACATCCCTCTCCATTCCCTCGGTGGACCATGAGGAACTAGATCGCTCTTTTAGTGGCTTTAGCATTTCTCAGGCCAGGGAAGAGGAATATGTGCCTCCCGTTAGTCTGGGGCTTTTTGGCGGAGGCGGCGGGACACTGTGCACCCGTCTCAGGCCTTATCTGGCCGAGGGGGAGTCGGATACGGACTCTGACCTCTACACACCGGGAGCGCCGTCCCCTCTCTCGTTTACCGGAGAGGGGCCTTTCAGTGACAGGATGTGGCCTGGTCTGAAATAG
- the kcnq2a gene encoding potassium voltage-gated channel, KQT-like subfamily, member 2a isoform X6, with protein MVKKSANGEVYHPQAGEKKLKVGFVGLDPGAAETSRDGALLIAGSESTKRGSILCRPRSSISRGSVAHKRNARYRRLQNFLYNALERPRGWAFIYHAYVFLLVFSCLVLSVFATIKEYKKSSESALYILEIVTIVVFGVEYIVRIWAAGCCCRYRGWRGRLRFARKPFCIIDIMVLFASVSVLAAGSQGNVFATSAIRSLRFLQILRMLRMDRRGGTWKLLGSVVYAHSKELITAWYIGFLCLILASFLVYSVEKDDNSEMFETYADALWWGLVTLTTIGYGDKFPVTWNGRLIAATFSLIGVAFFALPAGILGSGFALKVQEQHRQKHFEKRRNPAAALIQAAWRFYATNLSRTDLLSTWDFYEQTVSVPMYRLIPPVNQLDILRSLKGKSAFRKDSQLEVTPSSEISHKDTLCGCCPRSNSRKPSLKEKGSPSKSTGGKEAKTPKAEEGFKESPSKVTKSLSFTDRNKAKQAFRMKDGASRQNSEVLIELQDEDFAMKSSPEASLPEDFGDDRGFPCEFVPDLSPGLKVTIRAICVMRFLVSKRRFKESLRPYDVMDVIEQYSAGHLDMLSRIKNLQSRVDQIVGKGAAAGEKDKPKSDTEMAEDPSMMGRLNKMEKQVGAMDLKLNFLVSVYTTHMGIPRSETEALLGFKIPYPAPPYHSPDDKSEKAQDEKEDENKKSVSPVYPGLNGTPTESQCRPSTSWHQDDHPLSVPLWNNSRGVSPIGTDDPSLYRIPPPPFHENGDSSRSRRSRRPVQQQAAVESDTSLSIPSVDHEELDRSFSGFSISQAREEEYVPPVSLGLFGGGGGTLCTRLRPYLAEGESDTDSDLYTPGAPSPLSFTGEGPFSDRMWPGLK; from the exons ATGGTGAAAAAATCCGCCAACGGTGAAGTTTATCACCCTCAGGCAGGGGAGAAGAAACTGAAAGTCGGCTTCGTGGGACTGGACCCCGGGGCTGCGGAGACGAGCCGAGACGGGGCACTTCTTATCGCCGGTTCCGAGAGCACGAAACGGGGCAGCATCCTGTGCAGACCGAGGTCCAGCATCTCCAGGGGGAGCGTCGCGCACAAAAGAAACGCGCGTTATCGCAGACTGCAAAATTTCCTGTACAATGCGCTGGAAAGACCCCGCGGCTGGGCGTTCATTTACCACGCTTATGT GTTTCTGCTGGTGTTTTCCTGTCTGGTTCTGTCAGTGTTCGCAACGATCAAAGAATACAAGAAAAGCTCCGAGAGTGCCTTGTACATCCTG GAAATTGTGACAATCGTGGTGTTTGGTGTGGAATATATTGTGCGGATTTGGGCAGCCGGCTGCTGCTGTCGCTACAGAGGATGGAGAGGAAGGCTGAGATTTGCACGCAAGCCCTTCTGTATCATCG ATATCATGGTCCTTTTTGCATCGGTTTCTGTGCTGGCGGCTGGCTCACAGGGAAATGTTTTTGCCACCTccgccattcggagtctgaggTTTCTTCAGATCCTTCGAATGCTGCGCATGGACCGCCGCGGTGGCACATGGAAGCTCCTGGGATCTGTGGTTTACGCACACAGCAAG GAACTCATTACGGCATGGTATATTGGATTCCTTTGTCTTATCCTGGCATCTTTCTTGGTGTACTCAGTGGAGAAGGATGACAATTCAGAGATGTTCGAGACCTACGCAGACGCCCTCTGGTGGGGGCTG GTAACTCTTACAACTATCGGTTATGGGGACAAGTTtcctgtcacatggaatgggcGTCTAATTGCTGCCACATTCAGTTTGATCGGTGTAGCTTTTTTCGCTCTTCCTGCG GGTATCCTGGGCTCAGGATTTGCTCTGAAGGTTCAAGAGCAGCACAGACAGAAGCATTTTGAGAAGCGTCGTAACCCTGCAGCAGCTCTTATCCAG GCAGCTTGGAGATTTTACGCTACAAATCTTTCCCGGACAGACCTGCTGTCCACATgggacttttatgagcagactGTGTCGGTCCCAATGTACAG ACTCATCCCTCCTGTAAACCAACTCGACATATTAAGAAGCCTGAAGGGAAAATCTGCTTTCAG GAAGGACTCCCAGCTAGAAGTCACTCCAAG TAGTGAGATTTCACACAAAGACACCCTGTGTGGGTGCTGCCCGAGAAGCAATAG TCGTAAGCCCAGCTTGAAAGAGAAAGGCAGTCCCTCTAAGAGCACCGGGGGGAAGGAAGCCAAGACCCCCAAGGCAGAGGAGGGATTCAAAGAGAGTCCAAGCAAAGTGACCAAGAGTTTAAGCTTCACAGACCGGAACAAAGCAAAACAGGCTTTCAGAATGAAAGATGGAGCTTCTCGGCAGAACTCTGAAG tgctgaTTGAGTTGCAAGACGAGGACTTCGCCATGAAGAGTTCTCCAG AGGCAAGTCTTCCGGAAGATTTTGGGGATGACAGAGGTTTTCCCTGCGAATTTGTGCCGGATCTGTCTCCGGGACTAAAGGTGACCATCAGGGCAATCTG TGTTATGCGGTTCCTGGTGTCTAAGAGGAGATTTAAAGAGAGCCTCAGGCCTTATGATGTGATGGATGTGATCGAGCAATATTCAGCAGGCCATCTGGACATGCTGTCACGCATCAAAAACCTTCAGTCCAG AGTGGATCAGATTGTGGGAAAGGGAGCCGCAGCGGGAGAAAAGGACAAGCCCAAAAGCGACACAGAGATGGCTGAGGACCCAAGCATGATGGGACGTCTAAACAAGATGGAAAAGCAG GTAGGGGCAATGGACCTCAAACTCAACTTTTTGGTCAGCGTGTACACCACACATATGGGCATCCCACGATCTGAGACTGAAGCCCTCCTAGGCTTTAAAATCCCTTACCCTGCTCCTCCCTACCACAGCCCAGACGATAAGAGCGAGAAAGCACAGGACGAGAAAGAGGATGAGAATAAAAAGAGTGTGTCCCCTGTTTATCCCGGTCTCAACGGGACTCCCACCGAAAGCCAGTGTCGGCCCTCTACCTCATGGCATCAGGATGACCATCCCCTCAGTGTGCCTCTCTGGAACAACAGTCGAGGAGTTTCGCCAATAGGCACGGATGACCCCTCACTGTACCGTATCCCGCCTCCGCCGTTCCATGAGAACGGAGACAGCAGCCGCTCACGTAGGTCCAGGAGACCCGTCCAGCAGCAGGCGGCCGTCGAGAGCGACACATCCCTCTCCATTCCCTCGGTGGACCATGAGGAACTAGATCGCTCTTTTAGTGGCTTTAGCATTTCTCAGGCCAGGGAAGAGGAATATGTGCCTCCCGTTAGTCTGGGGCTTTTTGGCGGAGGCGGCGGGACACTGTGCACCCGTCTCAGGCCTTATCTGGCCGAGGGGGAGTCGGATACGGACTCTGACCTCTACACACCGGGAGCGCCGTCCCCTCTCTCGTTTACCGGAGAGGGGCCTTTCAGTGACAGGATGTGGCCTGGTCTGAAATAG
- the kcnq2a gene encoding potassium voltage-gated channel, KQT-like subfamily, member 2a isoform X9, with product MVKKSANGEVYHPQAGEKKLKVGFVGLDPGAAETSRDGALLIAGSESTKRGSILCRPRSSISRGSVAHKRNARYRRLQNFLYNALERPRGWAFIYHAYVFLLVFSCLVLSVFATIKEYKKSSESALYILEIVTIVVFGVEYIVRIWAAGCCCRYRGWRGRLRFARKPFCIIDIMVLFASVSVLAAGSQGNVFATSAIRSLRFLQILRMLRMDRRGGTWKLLGSVVYAHSKELITAWYIGFLCLILASFLVYSVEKDDNSEMFETYADALWWGLVTLTTIGYGDKFPVTWNGRLIAATFSLIGVAFFALPAGILGSGFALKVQEQHRQKHFEKRRNPAAALIQAAWRFYATNLSRTDLLSTWDFYEQTVSVPMYRLIPPVNQLDILRSLKGKSAFRKDSQLEVTPSRKPSLKEKGSPSKSTGGKEAKTPKAEEGFKESPSKVTKSLSFTDRNKAKQAFRMKDGASRQNSEVLIELQDEDFAMKSSPEASLPEDFGDDRGFPCEFVPDLSPGLKVTIRAICVMRFLVSKRRFKESLRPYDVMDVIEQYSAGHLDMLSRIKNLQSRVDQIVGKGAAAGEKDKPKSDTEMAEDPSMMGRLNKMEKQVGAMDLKLNFLVSVYTTHMGIPRSETEALLGFKIPYPAPPYHSPDDKSEKAQDEKEDENKKSVSPVYPGLNGTPTESQCRPSTSWHQDDHPLSVPLWNNSRGVSPIGTDDPSLYRIPPPPFHENGDSSRSRRSRRPVQQQAAVESDTSLSIPSVDHEELDRSFSGFSISQAREEEYVPPVSLGLFGGGGGTLCTRLRPYLAEGESDTDSDLYTPGAPSPLSFTGEGPFSDRMWPGLK from the exons ATGGTGAAAAAATCCGCCAACGGTGAAGTTTATCACCCTCAGGCAGGGGAGAAGAAACTGAAAGTCGGCTTCGTGGGACTGGACCCCGGGGCTGCGGAGACGAGCCGAGACGGGGCACTTCTTATCGCCGGTTCCGAGAGCACGAAACGGGGCAGCATCCTGTGCAGACCGAGGTCCAGCATCTCCAGGGGGAGCGTCGCGCACAAAAGAAACGCGCGTTATCGCAGACTGCAAAATTTCCTGTACAATGCGCTGGAAAGACCCCGCGGCTGGGCGTTCATTTACCACGCTTATGT GTTTCTGCTGGTGTTTTCCTGTCTGGTTCTGTCAGTGTTCGCAACGATCAAAGAATACAAGAAAAGCTCCGAGAGTGCCTTGTACATCCTG GAAATTGTGACAATCGTGGTGTTTGGTGTGGAATATATTGTGCGGATTTGGGCAGCCGGCTGCTGCTGTCGCTACAGAGGATGGAGAGGAAGGCTGAGATTTGCACGCAAGCCCTTCTGTATCATCG ATATCATGGTCCTTTTTGCATCGGTTTCTGTGCTGGCGGCTGGCTCACAGGGAAATGTTTTTGCCACCTccgccattcggagtctgaggTTTCTTCAGATCCTTCGAATGCTGCGCATGGACCGCCGCGGTGGCACATGGAAGCTCCTGGGATCTGTGGTTTACGCACACAGCAAG GAACTCATTACGGCATGGTATATTGGATTCCTTTGTCTTATCCTGGCATCTTTCTTGGTGTACTCAGTGGAGAAGGATGACAATTCAGAGATGTTCGAGACCTACGCAGACGCCCTCTGGTGGGGGCTG GTAACTCTTACAACTATCGGTTATGGGGACAAGTTtcctgtcacatggaatgggcGTCTAATTGCTGCCACATTCAGTTTGATCGGTGTAGCTTTTTTCGCTCTTCCTGCG GGTATCCTGGGCTCAGGATTTGCTCTGAAGGTTCAAGAGCAGCACAGACAGAAGCATTTTGAGAAGCGTCGTAACCCTGCAGCAGCTCTTATCCAG GCAGCTTGGAGATTTTACGCTACAAATCTTTCCCGGACAGACCTGCTGTCCACATgggacttttatgagcagactGTGTCGGTCCCAATGTACAG ACTCATCCCTCCTGTAAACCAACTCGACATATTAAGAAGCCTGAAGGGAAAATCTGCTTTCAG GAAGGACTCCCAGCTAGAAGTCACTCCAAG TCGTAAGCCCAGCTTGAAAGAGAAAGGCAGTCCCTCTAAGAGCACCGGGGGGAAGGAAGCCAAGACCCCCAAGGCAGAGGAGGGATTCAAAGAGAGTCCAAGCAAAGTGACCAAGAGTTTAAGCTTCACAGACCGGAACAAAGCAAAACAGGCTTTCAGAATGAAAGATGGAGCTTCTCGGCAGAACTCTGAAG tgctgaTTGAGTTGCAAGACGAGGACTTCGCCATGAAGAGTTCTCCAG AGGCAAGTCTTCCGGAAGATTTTGGGGATGACAGAGGTTTTCCCTGCGAATTTGTGCCGGATCTGTCTCCGGGACTAAAGGTGACCATCAGGGCAATCTG TGTTATGCGGTTCCTGGTGTCTAAGAGGAGATTTAAAGAGAGCCTCAGGCCTTATGATGTGATGGATGTGATCGAGCAATATTCAGCAGGCCATCTGGACATGCTGTCACGCATCAAAAACCTTCAGTCCAG AGTGGATCAGATTGTGGGAAAGGGAGCCGCAGCGGGAGAAAAGGACAAGCCCAAAAGCGACACAGAGATGGCTGAGGACCCAAGCATGATGGGACGTCTAAACAAGATGGAAAAGCAG GTAGGGGCAATGGACCTCAAACTCAACTTTTTGGTCAGCGTGTACACCACACATATGGGCATCCCACGATCTGAGACTGAAGCCCTCCTAGGCTTTAAAATCCCTTACCCTGCTCCTCCCTACCACAGCCCAGACGATAAGAGCGAGAAAGCACAGGACGAGAAAGAGGATGAGAATAAAAAGAGTGTGTCCCCTGTTTATCCCGGTCTCAACGGGACTCCCACCGAAAGCCAGTGTCGGCCCTCTACCTCATGGCATCAGGATGACCATCCCCTCAGTGTGCCTCTCTGGAACAACAGTCGAGGAGTTTCGCCAATAGGCACGGATGACCCCTCACTGTACCGTATCCCGCCTCCGCCGTTCCATGAGAACGGAGACAGCAGCCGCTCACGTAGGTCCAGGAGACCCGTCCAGCAGCAGGCGGCCGTCGAGAGCGACACATCCCTCTCCATTCCCTCGGTGGACCATGAGGAACTAGATCGCTCTTTTAGTGGCTTTAGCATTTCTCAGGCCAGGGAAGAGGAATATGTGCCTCCCGTTAGTCTGGGGCTTTTTGGCGGAGGCGGCGGGACACTGTGCACCCGTCTCAGGCCTTATCTGGCCGAGGGGGAGTCGGATACGGACTCTGACCTCTACACACCGGGAGCGCCGTCCCCTCTCTCGTTTACCGGAGAGGGGCCTTTCAGTGACAGGATGTGGCCTGGTCTGAAATAG
- the kcnq2a gene encoding potassium voltage-gated channel, KQT-like subfamily, member 2a isoform X7: protein MVKKSANGEVYHPQAGEKKLKVGFVGLDPGAAETSRDGALLIAGSESTKRGSILCRPRSSISRGSVAHKRNARYRRLQNFLYNALERPRGWAFIYHAYVFLLVFSCLVLSVFATIKEYKKSSESALYILEIVTIVVFGVEYIVRIWAAGCCCRYRGWRGRLRFARKPFCIIDIMVLFASVSVLAAGSQGNVFATSAIRSLRFLQILRMLRMDRRGGTWKLLGSVVYAHSKELITAWYIGFLCLILASFLVYSVEKDDNSEMFETYADALWWGLVTLTTIGYGDKFPVTWNGRLIAATFSLIGVAFFALPAGILGSGFALKVQEQHRQKHFEKRRNPAAALIQAAWRFYATNLSRTDLLSTWDFYEQTVSVPMYRLIPPVNQLDILRSLKGKSAFRKDSQLEVTPSSEISHKDTLCGCCPRSNSRKPSLKEKGSPSKSTGGKEAKTPKAEEGFKESPSKVTKSLSFTDRNKAKQAFRMKDGASRQNSEEASLPEDFGDDRGFPCEFVPDLSPGLKVTIRAICVMRFLVSKRRFKESLRPYDVMDVIEQYSAGHLDMLSRIKNLQSRVDQIVGKGAAAGEKDKPKSDTEMAEDPSMMGRLNKMEKQVGAMDLKLNFLVSVYTTHMGIPRSETEALLGFKIPYPAPPYHSPDDKSEKAQDEKEDENKKSVSPVYPGLNGTPTESQCRPSTSWHQDDHPLSVPLWNNSRGVSPIGTDDPSLYRIPPPPFHENGDSSRSRRSRRPVQQQAAVESDTSLSIPSVDHEELDRSFSGFSISQAREEEYVPPVSLGLFGGGGGTLCTRLRPYLAEGESDTDSDLYTPGAPSPLSFTGEGPFSDRMWPGLK from the exons ATGGTGAAAAAATCCGCCAACGGTGAAGTTTATCACCCTCAGGCAGGGGAGAAGAAACTGAAAGTCGGCTTCGTGGGACTGGACCCCGGGGCTGCGGAGACGAGCCGAGACGGGGCACTTCTTATCGCCGGTTCCGAGAGCACGAAACGGGGCAGCATCCTGTGCAGACCGAGGTCCAGCATCTCCAGGGGGAGCGTCGCGCACAAAAGAAACGCGCGTTATCGCAGACTGCAAAATTTCCTGTACAATGCGCTGGAAAGACCCCGCGGCTGGGCGTTCATTTACCACGCTTATGT GTTTCTGCTGGTGTTTTCCTGTCTGGTTCTGTCAGTGTTCGCAACGATCAAAGAATACAAGAAAAGCTCCGAGAGTGCCTTGTACATCCTG GAAATTGTGACAATCGTGGTGTTTGGTGTGGAATATATTGTGCGGATTTGGGCAGCCGGCTGCTGCTGTCGCTACAGAGGATGGAGAGGAAGGCTGAGATTTGCACGCAAGCCCTTCTGTATCATCG ATATCATGGTCCTTTTTGCATCGGTTTCTGTGCTGGCGGCTGGCTCACAGGGAAATGTTTTTGCCACCTccgccattcggagtctgaggTTTCTTCAGATCCTTCGAATGCTGCGCATGGACCGCCGCGGTGGCACATGGAAGCTCCTGGGATCTGTGGTTTACGCACACAGCAAG GAACTCATTACGGCATGGTATATTGGATTCCTTTGTCTTATCCTGGCATCTTTCTTGGTGTACTCAGTGGAGAAGGATGACAATTCAGAGATGTTCGAGACCTACGCAGACGCCCTCTGGTGGGGGCTG GTAACTCTTACAACTATCGGTTATGGGGACAAGTTtcctgtcacatggaatgggcGTCTAATTGCTGCCACATTCAGTTTGATCGGTGTAGCTTTTTTCGCTCTTCCTGCG GGTATCCTGGGCTCAGGATTTGCTCTGAAGGTTCAAGAGCAGCACAGACAGAAGCATTTTGAGAAGCGTCGTAACCCTGCAGCAGCTCTTATCCAG GCAGCTTGGAGATTTTACGCTACAAATCTTTCCCGGACAGACCTGCTGTCCACATgggacttttatgagcagactGTGTCGGTCCCAATGTACAG ACTCATCCCTCCTGTAAACCAACTCGACATATTAAGAAGCCTGAAGGGAAAATCTGCTTTCAG GAAGGACTCCCAGCTAGAAGTCACTCCAAG TAGTGAGATTTCACACAAAGACACCCTGTGTGGGTGCTGCCCGAGAAGCAATAG TCGTAAGCCCAGCTTGAAAGAGAAAGGCAGTCCCTCTAAGAGCACCGGGGGGAAGGAAGCCAAGACCCCCAAGGCAGAGGAGGGATTCAAAGAGAGTCCAAGCAAAGTGACCAAGAGTTTAAGCTTCACAGACCGGAACAAAGCAAAACAGGCTTTCAGAATGAAAGATGGAGCTTCTCGGCAGAACTCTGAAG AGGCAAGTCTTCCGGAAGATTTTGGGGATGACAGAGGTTTTCCCTGCGAATTTGTGCCGGATCTGTCTCCGGGACTAAAGGTGACCATCAGGGCAATCTG TGTTATGCGGTTCCTGGTGTCTAAGAGGAGATTTAAAGAGAGCCTCAGGCCTTATGATGTGATGGATGTGATCGAGCAATATTCAGCAGGCCATCTGGACATGCTGTCACGCATCAAAAACCTTCAGTCCAG AGTGGATCAGATTGTGGGAAAGGGAGCCGCAGCGGGAGAAAAGGACAAGCCCAAAAGCGACACAGAGATGGCTGAGGACCCAAGCATGATGGGACGTCTAAACAAGATGGAAAAGCAG GTAGGGGCAATGGACCTCAAACTCAACTTTTTGGTCAGCGTGTACACCACACATATGGGCATCCCACGATCTGAGACTGAAGCCCTCCTAGGCTTTAAAATCCCTTACCCTGCTCCTCCCTACCACAGCCCAGACGATAAGAGCGAGAAAGCACAGGACGAGAAAGAGGATGAGAATAAAAAGAGTGTGTCCCCTGTTTATCCCGGTCTCAACGGGACTCCCACCGAAAGCCAGTGTCGGCCCTCTACCTCATGGCATCAGGATGACCATCCCCTCAGTGTGCCTCTCTGGAACAACAGTCGAGGAGTTTCGCCAATAGGCACGGATGACCCCTCACTGTACCGTATCCCGCCTCCGCCGTTCCATGAGAACGGAGACAGCAGCCGCTCACGTAGGTCCAGGAGACCCGTCCAGCAGCAGGCGGCCGTCGAGAGCGACACATCCCTCTCCATTCCCTCGGTGGACCATGAGGAACTAGATCGCTCTTTTAGTGGCTTTAGCATTTCTCAGGCCAGGGAAGAGGAATATGTGCCTCCCGTTAGTCTGGGGCTTTTTGGCGGAGGCGGCGGGACACTGTGCACCCGTCTCAGGCCTTATCTGGCCGAGGGGGAGTCGGATACGGACTCTGACCTCTACACACCGGGAGCGCCGTCCCCTCTCTCGTTTACCGGAGAGGGGCCTTTCAGTGACAGGATGTGGCCTGGTCTGAAATAG